GAAAAGGTGGTCAAGGAATTGAATCACTAAAAAATAAACTTCAACAAATAGTTTCAAACAAAAATATTTTAATAAATATAGTAGAAGTTAAAAGACCTGAGGGAGATGCTCAATTAATAGCTGAAAATATAGCTCAACAATTAGAAAAGAGAATAGCTTTCAGAAGAGCTATGAAACAATCTATACAAAGAGCAATGAAAACAGGTATTAAAGGTATAAAAACAGCTTGTTCAGGAAGACTTGGTGGAGCAGAAATAGCTAGAACAGAACAATATCATGAAGGAACAATTCCACTACAAACTTTGAGAGCAGATATTGATTATGGATTTGCGGAAGCTGATACTACTTATGGTAAAATTGGTGTTAAAGTTTGGGTATATAGAGGGGAAGTTCTTCCAGCTAGAAAGAATATAAATGAAAAGGAAGAAGCTAACGCATAAGGAAGGAGGAATAACATATGTTAATGCCTAAAAGAGTTAAGCGTCGTAAAGTACAACGTGGCAGAATGAAGGGTAAAGCTACAAGAGGTAACTTCATAGCATACGGTGATTTCGGAATACAAGCAACTGAAT
Above is a window of Clostridium sporogenes DNA encoding:
- the rpsC gene encoding 30S ribosomal protein S3 is translated as MGQKVHPHGLRVGVIKEWDAKWYADKKNFADNLVEDHKIRNFVKKNSYAAGVSRIEIERAAKRIKLNIYTAKPGMIIGKGGQGIESLKNKLQQIVSNKNILINIVEVKRPEGDAQLIAENIAQQLEKRIAFRRAMKQSIQRAMKTGIKGIKTACSGRLGGAEIARTEQYHEGTIPLQTLRADIDYGFAEADTTYGKIGVKVWVYRGEVLPARKNINEKEEANA